One genomic segment of Borrelia coriaceae includes these proteins:
- a CDS encoding queuosine precursor transporter, with protein MNNEILWFIMLICNYSILIIIYKLFGQKGLFAWVTSSVIIANIQVLKQITIFGFNATLGNIIYASSYVATDILSEFYGRQTSKKAVYIGFISFISFAFITNIQLYFSTNSSDIYLKSLESIFSSIPILLVASIIAYIISQLNDIYLYQFIKDKFPKFLFIRSNGSTLVSELIDTIIFVSIATYFDIFPKEAYLDIVISTYFIKGFAGILGTPFIYIAKRVYQNKKNSI; from the coding sequence TTGAATAACGAAATTCTATGGTTCATTATGTTAATCTGTAATTATTCCATTTTAATTATCATATACAAGCTTTTTGGACAAAAAGGATTATTTGCATGGGTAACATCATCTGTAATTATTGCAAATATTCAAGTTTTAAAACAAATCACAATATTTGGTTTTAACGCCACACTTGGCAATATTATTTATGCATCATCCTATGTTGCAACAGATATTTTATCAGAATTTTATGGTCGACAAACTTCAAAGAAAGCAGTCTATATTGGATTTATAAGCTTCATATCTTTTGCATTCATTACAAATATTCAACTTTACTTTTCAACAAATAGTTCTGATATATATTTAAAAAGCTTAGAAAGCATTTTTTCTTCAATTCCAATTTTATTAGTTGCATCAATTATCGCATACATAATATCTCAACTAAATGACATATACTTATATCAATTTATTAAAGATAAATTCCCAAAATTTTTATTTATAAGAAGCAACGGCTCAACATTAGTAAGCGAACTAATAGATACAATAATCTTTGTAAGCATTGCAACATATTTCGACATATTTCCCAAAGAAGCTTATTTGGATATAGTAATTTCTACATATTTTATTAAAGGATTTGCTGGTATTCTAGGAACCCCATTTATTTACATTGCAAAACGTGTATATCAAAACAAAAAAAATTCAATATAA
- a CDS encoding VUT family protein: MSLSGITFLSILCSLNLITEKYNDKSAIKSTTLNMIIHITFVIMIHFTLYFQQNEFDISNIHLKVLFDNAFYTSIIFTGTYIIYLCNCINIKVYSTLGKKNISNKLINHNLSRLCSSCIAYMLANISMHTIAQLYPGNNINMVESSWIFTIAIMIIDTFIYYFLNILKVREA, encoded by the coding sequence ATGAGTCTATCAGGAATAACATTTTTATCAATTCTCTGCTCATTAAATCTAATTACAGAAAAATATAATGATAAATCAGCAATAAAATCCACAACATTAAACATGATCATACATATAACTTTTGTAATAATGATTCATTTCACGTTATATTTTCAACAAAATGAATTTGACATTTCTAACATACATTTAAAAGTATTATTTGACAATGCTTTTTATACTTCAATAATTTTCACTGGAACATATATTATATATCTATGTAATTGTATTAACATAAAAGTATATTCCACACTAGGCAAAAAAAATATAAGCAATAAACTGATAAATCATAATTTATCAAGGCTGTGTTCCTCATGTATAGCTTATATGTTAGCTAATATCTCAATGCATACGATAGCACAGTTATATCCTGGTAATAACATAAACATGGTAGAAAGCTCATGGATCTTTACCATAGCAATTATGATAATTGATACTTTTATCTATTATTTCCTAAATATTTTAAAAGTTAGAGAAGCTTAA
- a CDS encoding TrmH family RNA methyltransferase: protein MSNDLSKRIEILSEFITQRRQERIDEVLNNRTNYLTLVLEDIFQPQNASATMRTIEILGLSDIHIIETNNKYTLNPGVVLGASKWINIMKYQCVKVAFDNLKGNGYKIVATSLDNNSISLEDFPIDAKMAIFFGTELTGLSHAVLDNADLHLKIPMYGFTQSYNLSVAVSIVFYSLISRLRKSSVKYLLDDDEKLILKLDYYRKIVKRYQDIEKLKLL, encoded by the coding sequence ATGAGCAATGATCTATCTAAGAGAATAGAGATTTTGTCTGAATTTATTACACAAAGAAGGCAAGAGAGAATAGATGAAGTGTTGAATAATCGCACGAATTATTTAACACTTGTACTTGAAGATATTTTTCAACCTCAGAATGCAAGTGCTACAATGCGTACAATTGAAATTTTGGGTCTTAGTGATATTCATATTATTGAGACCAATAATAAATATACTTTAAATCCAGGTGTTGTTCTTGGAGCTTCAAAATGGATAAATATAATGAAATATCAATGTGTTAAGGTTGCATTTGACAATCTTAAAGGTAATGGATATAAAATAGTAGCTACGTCCTTAGATAATAATTCTATATCTCTTGAGGATTTTCCGATTGATGCTAAAATGGCAATATTTTTTGGAACAGAATTAACAGGTCTTAGTCATGCAGTATTAGATAATGCCGATTTACATTTAAAAATACCAATGTATGGCTTTACTCAAAGCTATAATCTTTCTGTGGCTGTCTCAATAGTCTTTTATTCATTGATTAGTCGTTTAAGAAAAAGTTCTGTTAAGTATTTGTTGGATGATGATGAAAAATTGATTTTAAAACTTGATTATTATAGGAAAATTGTAAAGAGATATCAAGATATTGAAAAACTTAAGCTTCTCTAA
- the ung gene encoding uracil-DNA glycosylase translates to MEVKIEESWKGMLKGEFSKGYFKRLVNFIKNEYKTKKGKIFPPPKLIFNAFDSLPFKDIKIVIIGQDPYHGKRQANGLAFSVNSDIKIPPSLQNIFKEIERSLKIKTIPNGDLTRWAVQGVFLLNSILTVEEGLPSSHKNIGWEIFTDEIIKIISKNLNNVVFMLWGNFARGKKELIDDSKHLILETSHPSPYSAHNGFLGSNHFSQTLEYLKEHNKTLINFQ, encoded by the coding sequence GTGGAAGTAAAGATAGAAGAATCTTGGAAAGGAATGTTAAAAGGCGAATTTTCCAAAGGATATTTCAAAAGACTTGTAAATTTTATAAAAAATGAATATAAAACTAAAAAAGGTAAAATTTTTCCACCTCCAAAGTTAATATTCAATGCATTTGATTCTCTGCCATTTAAAGACATAAAAATAGTAATAATTGGACAAGATCCATATCATGGCAAAAGACAAGCTAATGGCTTAGCCTTTTCTGTTAATTCAGATATCAAAATACCCCCATCACTACAAAATATTTTCAAAGAAATAGAGAGAAGTTTAAAAATCAAAACTATTCCAAATGGTGATCTAACACGATGGGCAGTACAAGGCGTATTTTTATTAAATTCAATATTAACAGTAGAAGAAGGCCTACCATCATCGCACAAAAACATTGGTTGGGAAATTTTTACGGACGAAATAATAAAAATTATTTCAAAAAACCTAAATAATGTTGTATTTATGTTGTGGGGTAATTTTGCACGAGGAAAAAAAGAATTAATAGATGACTCAAAACACCTAATTCTTGAAACAAGCCACCCATCACCTTATTCTGCACATAACGGCTTTTTAGGCTCAAACCATTTTAGCCAAACTTTAGAATATCTAAAGGAACACAATAAGACTTTAATCAACTTTCAATAA
- the secG gene encoding preprotein translocase subunit SecG: MELLRFLIFMFFIITSFMIILLVLLQDEQGDGVGVFGGGSSSIFGAKSSSIVIRITAFFITIFFIFVIALSFINTKRVDNSLLKDVKTNETNSTFWNDDTNQTKDTVNEKTSDKEK, translated from the coding sequence TTGGAGTTACTTAGATTTTTAATATTTATGTTTTTTATTATTACTTCATTTATGATTATTTTGTTAGTCTTGTTACAAGATGAACAAGGTGATGGTGTGGGGGTATTTGGAGGTGGCAGTTCTTCTATTTTTGGAGCAAAATCTTCAAGTATTGTTATAAGAATTACAGCATTTTTTATTACGATTTTCTTTATTTTTGTGATTGCATTGTCTTTTATTAATACCAAAAGAGTTGATAATAGTTTGTTAAAGGATGTTAAGACAAATGAAACAAATTCAACATTTTGGAATGATGATACAAATCAAACTAAAGATACTGTTAATGAAAAGACTTCAGATAAAGAAAAATAG
- the tpiA gene encoding triose-phosphate isomerase, which yields MRKIFLAGNWKMHYTGVEAAGIAKQIVDGVKYIKDDVVVMLTPAFTSLYKVCEVTRGSNVLLGAQNMSYEESGARTSEIAPSMLLEFGVDYVILGHSECRTYLGDTDEVVNKKILSGLKHPFKYLILCIGETLDERENNRTLDVVLNQIRRGLSSVSESDLKRIILAYEPVWAIGTGRTATKEEAQEVHKAIRLEIESLYSKSAADNIVIQYGGSVNIDNVEDLLGENDIDGALIGGASLKADSFLKIVSKVAK from the coding sequence ATGAGGAAAATATTTTTAGCTGGAAACTGGAAAATGCACTATACAGGTGTAGAGGCTGCAGGTATTGCTAAGCAAATTGTAGACGGAGTTAAGTATATTAAGGATGATGTTGTGGTTATGCTCACTCCTGCATTTACATCGCTTTATAAAGTTTGTGAAGTTACAAGGGGAAGTAATGTTCTTCTTGGTGCTCAGAATATGTCTTATGAGGAGAGTGGGGCGAGAACAAGTGAGATTGCACCTTCTATGCTTTTAGAATTTGGAGTTGATTATGTAATACTTGGTCATTCTGAGTGTAGGACTTATCTTGGGGATACTGATGAGGTTGTAAATAAAAAAATTCTTTCAGGACTTAAACATCCATTTAAATATTTGATTCTTTGTATTGGAGAGACTCTTGATGAGAGAGAAAATAATAGAACTTTGGATGTTGTTTTAAACCAGATTAGGAGAGGATTAAGTTCCGTTTCTGAATCTGATCTTAAGAGAATAATTTTAGCTTATGAGCCTGTGTGGGCAATTGGAACTGGTAGGACGGCAACAAAAGAAGAGGCGCAGGAAGTTCACAAGGCAATTAGGCTTGAGATTGAATCATTGTATTCAAAATCAGCAGCAGATAATATTGTTATTCAGTATGGTGGTTCTGTTAATATTGATAATGTGGAAGATCTTTTAGGGGAAAATGACATTGATGGAGCATTGATTGGTGGTGCATCTTTAAAGGCAGATTCATTTTTAAAAATAGTTAGTAAGGTTGCCAAGTAA
- a CDS encoding phosphoglycerate kinase, which translates to MSIKTIKDFDFSGKCALVRCDFNVPLKEGNITDDTRIRAALPTIEYIKSQGAKVVLMSHLGRPKGEKNLKYSLMPVAKRLSELLGQNVKMLPDCIGDEVASAISCMKSQDIVLLENVRFYKEEEDNCDAFAKQLSQNGDVFVNDAFGTAHRAHASTAGIAAYLPAVGGFLMEKENEFLGKILKNPESPFVAIIGGSKVSSKIAVLESLLPKSNVMVIGGGMAYTFLKVSGYSIGKSLLEDEYIDVAASFLKQAKELDVKVILPLDHVVASEFREDAIPEYIDSVDIPDGKIGMDIGEKTLAKIEEALISAKTVIWNGPLGVFEFSAFSKGTARVAECVANCSGITVVGGGDSVAAVNKFNLSEKITHVSTGGGASLEYLEGKILPGIKVLEK; encoded by the coding sequence ATGTCAATAAAAACAATAAAAGATTTTGACTTTTCAGGCAAATGTGCTTTAGTAAGATGTGATTTTAATGTTCCCTTAAAAGAAGGGAACATTACCGATGATACTAGAATTAGGGCTGCATTACCTACAATAGAGTATATTAAGTCTCAAGGAGCCAAGGTTGTCCTTATGAGTCATTTAGGTAGGCCAAAGGGAGAAAAAAATCTTAAATATTCTCTTATGCCCGTTGCTAAGCGATTATCAGAATTATTAGGACAGAATGTTAAGATGTTACCTGATTGCATAGGTGATGAAGTTGCAAGTGCTATTTCTTGTATGAAGAGTCAAGATATTGTTTTACTTGAAAATGTAAGATTTTATAAGGAAGAAGAAGACAATTGTGATGCTTTTGCAAAACAGTTATCTCAGAATGGTGATGTTTTTGTAAATGACGCTTTTGGGACTGCGCATAGGGCCCATGCTTCTACAGCAGGGATTGCAGCTTATTTACCAGCTGTTGGTGGATTTTTGATGGAGAAGGAAAATGAATTTTTAGGCAAAATTTTAAAAAATCCCGAGAGTCCATTTGTTGCAATAATAGGCGGTTCAAAAGTTTCTTCAAAAATTGCAGTATTGGAATCTCTTCTGCCAAAATCAAATGTAATGGTAATTGGCGGTGGAATGGCATATACCTTTTTAAAGGTATCAGGTTATTCTATTGGCAAATCTCTTTTAGAGGATGAATATATTGATGTGGCTGCATCTTTTTTAAAGCAAGCAAAGGAATTGGATGTAAAAGTGATTTTACCTCTTGATCATGTTGTTGCAAGTGAATTTAGAGAAGATGCTATTCCTGAATATATTGATTCGGTTGATATTCCTGATGGTAAGATTGGCATGGATATTGGTGAGAAAACTTTGGCAAAAATTGAAGAAGCTCTTATTAGTGCAAAGACTGTGATTTGGAATGGGCCTCTTGGAGTTTTTGAATTTAGTGCTTTTTCTAAGGGAACAGCACGGGTTGCAGAATGTGTTGCAAATTGTTCTGGAATTACGGTTGTTGGTGGAGGAGACTCAGTGGCTGCTGTGAATAAGTTTAATTTATCTGAAAAGATCACTCATGTTTCAACAGGTGGTGGTGCTTCTCTTGAGTATCTTGAGGGGAAGATTTTACCAGGTATAAAAGTTTTGGAGAAGTAA